The following are from one region of the Jatrophihabitans sp. genome:
- a CDS encoding DUF445 domain-containing protein produces MASPSGQQSDRPPLDVPVLSLAGDAEKQAALRRMKLVATGGLVFAAVVFVLCKLIGDDRGVWPFIQAASEAAMVGGLADWFAVTALFRHPLGLPIPHTAIIPRKKDQIGESLGDFVQQNFLTPEVVGPRLQAAQIPRRVGEWLATGDRPERLSHELGVALAGANTVLADEEIRLAIEKFADAQLRRVPAAPVVAKVLDLAVEGDQHQILLGEGLRSLMRFLDDNRDVFRKRVADESPEWVPEWVDGKVFNKLFSSVQSFLADVASDPQHALRLQFDERLRLYAVQLRTDPEAARHLEQWKAELLDHPAVRNALASLWLPLKKAVLEAALDPDSELRRVSASVIRQTGTALRDDLSLQAKSERWLLAAMRHVLAHYSGELTGVISHTVSRWDADSTARRLELQVGRDLQFIRINGTVVGSLVGLVIYSVSRFL; encoded by the coding sequence ATGGCCTCGCCTTCGGGTCAGCAGTCCGACCGTCCACCGCTGGACGTGCCGGTGCTCTCGCTGGCCGGCGACGCCGAGAAGCAGGCCGCGCTGCGGCGGATGAAGCTGGTCGCCACCGGCGGCCTGGTGTTCGCCGCCGTGGTGTTCGTGCTCTGCAAGCTGATCGGCGACGATCGCGGGGTCTGGCCGTTCATCCAGGCGGCCAGCGAGGCGGCGATGGTCGGCGGCCTGGCCGACTGGTTCGCCGTGACCGCGCTGTTCCGGCATCCGCTGGGTTTGCCGATCCCGCACACCGCGATCATCCCGCGCAAGAAGGACCAGATCGGTGAGAGCCTGGGCGACTTCGTCCAGCAGAACTTCCTGACCCCGGAGGTGGTCGGCCCCCGGCTGCAGGCGGCCCAGATCCCGCGCCGGGTAGGGGAGTGGCTGGCCACCGGCGACCGTCCCGAGCGGCTCTCGCACGAGCTGGGGGTGGCGCTGGCCGGCGCGAACACGGTGCTTGCCGACGAGGAGATCCGGCTGGCCATCGAGAAGTTCGCCGACGCGCAGCTGCGCCGAGTGCCGGCCGCGCCGGTGGTGGCCAAGGTGCTCGACCTGGCGGTGGAGGGCGATCAGCACCAGATCCTGCTCGGCGAGGGGCTGCGGTCGCTGATGCGCTTTCTGGACGACAACCGGGACGTCTTTCGGAAGCGGGTGGCCGACGAGTCGCCGGAGTGGGTGCCCGAGTGGGTGGACGGCAAGGTCTTCAACAAGCTGTTCAGCAGCGTCCAGAGCTTTCTGGCCGACGTGGCCAGTGATCCGCAGCACGCGCTGCGCCTGCAGTTCGACGAGCGGCTGCGGCTGTACGCGGTGCAGCTGCGCACCGATCCGGAGGCTGCCAGGCACCTGGAGCAGTGGAAGGCCGAGTTGCTGGACCACCCGGCGGTGCGCAACGCGCTGGCCTCGCTGTGGCTGCCGCTGAAGAAGGCGGTGCTCGAGGCCGCGCTGGACCCGGACTCAGAGCTGCGCCGGGTCAGCGCCTCGGTGATCCGGCAGACCGGAACCGCGCTGCGCGATGACCTGAGCCTGCAGGCCAAGTCCGAACGCTGGCTGCTCGCGGCGATGAGGCACGTGCTGGCCCACTACTCCGGCGAGCTGACCGGAGTGATCTCCCACACGGTGTCGCGCTGGGATGCCGACTCGACGGCGCGTCGACTGGAGCTGCAGGTGGGCCGGGACCTGCAGTTCATCCGGATCAACGGCACGGTCGTCGGCTCGCTGGTGGGCCTAGTGATCTATTCCGTCAGCCGATTTCTCTGA
- a CDS encoding heme o synthase, with translation MDRAAAPDGVTVSRGRSATPDAVAAVVSAGRYAEPVTQTPVAPTRSGDTGVATRSAMTSVRAYVALTKPRIIELLLVTTLPAMVLAADGLPRWQTVLVTLIGGTLAAGSANALNCYLDRDIDALMRRTGHRPLATHDVSPGGALVFGSLLGVFAVALMGVGANWLAAGLTALAIAFYVFVYTMLLKRRTPQNIVWGGAAGCMPVLIGWAAVTGSLAWAPVILFGVVFFWTPPHFWALAIRYKEDYARAGVPMLPVVASPLEVARQIVGYSWLTVATSLALWPLATGWVYGVLALGAGAALLVEAHRLHAAARRGEAGRPMRLFHLSNSYLAFVFLAVAVDTFLR, from the coding sequence GTGGATCGGGCGGCTGCGCCGGATGGGGTAACGGTGTCGCGAGGCCGGTCAGCGACGCCGGATGCGGTGGCGGCCGTAGTTTCGGCCGGGCGTTACGCTGAGCCAGTGACGCAGACCCCGGTTGCCCCTACTCGCTCGGGTGACACGGGTGTCGCTACTCGCTCAGCGATGACCTCGGTACGAGCCTACGTGGCCCTGACCAAGCCACGCATCATCGAGTTGCTGCTGGTCACCACGCTGCCCGCGATGGTGCTGGCCGCCGACGGCCTGCCGCGCTGGCAGACGGTGCTGGTCACCCTGATCGGCGGCACCCTGGCGGCCGGCTCGGCGAACGCGCTGAACTGCTACCTCGACCGCGACATCGACGCGCTGATGCGCCGCACCGGGCACCGCCCGCTCGCCACCCACGACGTCTCGCCGGGCGGCGCGCTGGTCTTCGGCTCGCTGCTCGGAGTCTTCGCCGTGGCCCTGATGGGCGTGGGCGCCAACTGGCTGGCCGCCGGCCTGACCGCGCTGGCGATCGCCTTCTACGTGTTCGTCTACACCATGCTGCTCAAGCGGCGGACCCCTCAGAACATCGTCTGGGGCGGCGCGGCCGGCTGCATGCCGGTGCTGATCGGCTGGGCGGCGGTCACCGGGTCGCTGGCCTGGGCGCCGGTGATCCTGTTCGGGGTGGTGTTCTTCTGGACGCCGCCGCACTTCTGGGCGCTGGCGATCCGCTACAAGGAGGACTACGCCCGAGCCGGCGTGCCGATGCTGCCGGTGGTCGCCTCGCCGCTCGAGGTCGCGCGCCAGATCGTCGGCTACTCCTGGCTGACGGTGGCGACCTCGCTGGCGCTGTGGCCGCTGGCCACCGGCTGGGTGTACGGGGTGCTGGCGCTGGGCGCCGGGGCGGCGCTGCTGGTCGAGGCGCATCGGCTGCACGCGGCCGCCCGGCGTGGCGAGGCCGGCCGGCCGATGCGGCTGTTCCACCTGTCCAACAGCTACCTGGCCTTCGTGTTCCTGGCCGTCGCGGTCGACACCTTCCTGCGCTGA
- the tkt gene encoding transketolase, translated as MTESAPGIVQTHPDWWTELDTTAVDTARLLAADAVQKVGNGHPGTAMSLAPLAYLLFQRTMRHDPTDPNWVARDRFVLSNGHASLTLYTQLFLAGYGLELEDLKSLRTWGSLTPGHPEHGHTIGVETTTGPLGQGVGNAVGFAMAARRERGLLDPDTAPGESVFDHQIYVIAGDGCLQEGVSGEASSLAGHQQLGNLTLIWDDNHISIEDDTNIAFSEDVCKRYEAYGWHVQQVESGEDVVALEAALEAARAETDRPSFIAVRTIIAWPSPTKQNTGKAHGSALGAEEIAKTKEILGFDPAIDFAVAPEVLQHTRKAVDRGRAARADWQPAFDAWAADNTERKALFDRMVERSLPPGWTDSLPSFPTEKDGKPNSIATRAASGKVLSALAGVLPELWGGSADLAESNNTTMEGEPSFVPSDRQTKVWEGGPFGRTLHFGIREHAMGSIMNGIALHGGTRVYGGTFLVFSDYMRPPVRLAALMKLPTIYVWTHDSIGLGEDGPTHQPVEHLASLRAIPGLDVVRPADANETAVIWRTVLEHTDRPAGLALSRQNLPVLDAAKVVDAGKGGYVLEEASEGLPKVILIATGSEVSLALAARERLEAEGTPTRVVSMPCVEWFRAQDRSYQQQVLPPAVKARVSIEAGVPLGWREIVGEAGEIVALDHFGASANVKVLFEQLGFTPDNVVTAAHTSLERVGAITGTTTGN; from the coding sequence GTGACCGAGAGCGCACCCGGCATCGTTCAGACCCACCCCGATTGGTGGACTGAGCTGGACACCACCGCTGTGGACACCGCCAGGCTGCTGGCGGCCGACGCCGTGCAGAAGGTGGGCAACGGCCATCCAGGCACCGCGATGAGCCTCGCGCCGCTGGCCTACCTGCTCTTTCAGAGAACCATGCGCCACGACCCGACCGATCCCAATTGGGTCGCCCGCGACCGGTTCGTGCTGTCCAACGGCCATGCGTCGTTGACCTTGTACACACAGCTGTTCCTGGCCGGCTACGGACTCGAGCTCGAAGACCTCAAGTCGTTGCGCACCTGGGGCTCGCTCACCCCGGGACACCCCGAGCACGGACACACCATCGGCGTCGAGACCACCACCGGCCCGCTGGGCCAGGGCGTCGGCAACGCCGTGGGCTTCGCGATGGCTGCTCGGCGCGAGCGGGGCCTGCTCGATCCCGACACCGCGCCCGGCGAGTCGGTGTTCGATCACCAGATCTATGTCATCGCCGGTGACGGCTGCCTGCAGGAGGGCGTCTCAGGCGAGGCGTCCTCGCTCGCCGGTCACCAGCAGCTGGGCAATCTGACGCTCATCTGGGACGACAATCACATCTCCATCGAAGACGACACCAACATCGCCTTCTCCGAGGACGTCTGCAAGCGGTACGAGGCCTACGGCTGGCACGTCCAGCAGGTCGAGTCCGGCGAGGACGTGGTGGCCCTGGAGGCCGCGCTCGAGGCGGCTCGGGCCGAGACCGACCGGCCGTCCTTCATCGCCGTCCGCACGATCATCGCCTGGCCCTCGCCCACCAAGCAGAACACCGGCAAGGCCCACGGCTCGGCGCTGGGCGCCGAGGAGATCGCCAAGACCAAGGAGATCCTGGGCTTCGACCCCGCGATCGACTTCGCGGTCGCGCCCGAGGTGCTGCAGCACACCCGCAAGGCCGTCGACCGGGGCCGCGCCGCCCGCGCCGACTGGCAGCCGGCCTTCGACGCCTGGGCCGCCGACAACACCGAGCGCAAGGCGCTGTTCGACCGCATGGTCGAGCGCAGTCTGCCGCCGGGCTGGACCGACTCGCTGCCGAGCTTTCCGACCGAGAAGGACGGCAAGCCGAACTCGATCGCCACCCGGGCGGCCTCGGGCAAGGTGCTCAGCGCGCTGGCCGGCGTGCTGCCCGAGTTGTGGGGCGGCTCGGCCGACCTGGCCGAGAGCAACAACACCACCATGGAGGGCGAGCCGAGCTTCGTGCCGTCCGACCGCCAGACCAAGGTTTGGGAGGGCGGCCCGTTCGGCCGGACGCTGCACTTCGGCATCCGCGAGCACGCCATGGGCTCGATCATGAACGGCATCGCCCTGCACGGCGGCACCCGGGTCTACGGCGGCACCTTCCTGGTGTTCAGCGACTACATGCGCCCGCCCGTGCGGTTGGCCGCGTTGATGAAGCTGCCCACCATCTACGTCTGGACCCACGACTCGATCGGCCTCGGCGAGGACGGCCCGACCCACCAGCCGGTGGAGCACCTGGCCTCGCTGCGCGCCATCCCGGGCCTGGACGTCGTCCGTCCGGCCGACGCCAACGAGACCGCGGTCATCTGGCGGACGGTGCTCGAGCACACTGACCGGCCGGCCGGCCTGGCGCTGTCGCGGCAGAACCTGCCGGTGCTCGACGCCGCCAAGGTGGTCGACGCCGGCAAGGGCGGCTACGTGCTGGAAGAGGCCTCCGAGGGCCTGCCCAAGGTGATCCTGATCGCGACCGGCTCCGAGGTCAGCCTGGCGCTGGCGGCGCGGGAGCGGCTGGAGGCCGAGGGCACCCCGACCCGGGTGGTCTCGATGCCCTGCGTCGAGTGGTTCCGGGCCCAGGACCGGTCCTACCAGCAGCAGGTGCTGCCGCCGGCGGTCAAGGCCCGAGTCAGCATCGAGGCCGGTGTGCCACTGGGCTGGCGCGAGATCGTCGGCGAGGCCGGCGAGATCGTCGCGCTGGACCACTTCGGGGCCAGCGCCAACGTCAAGGTGCTGTTCGAGCAGCTCGGCTTCACCCCTGACAACGTCGTCACCGCTGCCCACACCAGCCTTGAGCGGGTAGGCGCGATCACCGGCACCACCACCGGCAACTAG
- the tal gene encoding transaldolase: MSDALADLSAQGVSIWLDDISRERLVSGNLQQLIETKHVVGVTSNPSIFQKAMEGAADGDSAYAQQVHDLAVREVALEEAVRLLTAFDIRWACDVLRPVFDSTDGQDGRVSIEVDPRIAHDGDKTTAEATALWWLVDRPNVMIKIPATEAGIASIAAATAAGISVNVTLIFSIERYRKVMDAYLDGLRQAREAGIDLSTIRSVASFFVSRVDTEIDKRLDKLSGTDEAGSRAAAVRGKAGIANARLAYEAFQEVFTSPAWEELKAAGAHVQRPLWASTGVKDPAYDDTMYVTQLVAPNTVNTMPEATLNAVGDHGVISGPTADSGYDEARQVVTDLSALGIELDEVTELLESEGVDKFMDSWASLLEGVQKQLTAGAQKADNGDPSKAGNADRSDAPA, encoded by the coding sequence ATGAGCGACGCACTCGCCGACCTGTCGGCCCAAGGCGTGTCCATCTGGCTCGACGACATCAGCCGCGAGCGGCTGGTCAGTGGCAACCTGCAGCAGCTGATCGAGACCAAGCACGTCGTCGGCGTGACCAGCAACCCGTCGATCTTCCAGAAGGCGATGGAGGGCGCCGCCGACGGCGACTCCGCCTACGCCCAGCAGGTGCACGACCTGGCGGTGCGTGAGGTCGCCCTGGAAGAAGCGGTCCGGCTGCTGACCGCCTTCGACATCCGCTGGGCCTGTGACGTGCTGCGCCCGGTGTTCGACTCGACCGACGGCCAGGACGGCCGGGTGTCGATCGAGGTCGACCCCCGGATCGCCCACGACGGCGACAAGACCACCGCCGAGGCCACCGCGCTGTGGTGGCTGGTCGACCGCCCGAACGTGATGATCAAGATTCCGGCCACCGAGGCCGGAATCGCCTCGATCGCGGCGGCGACAGCGGCCGGCATCAGCGTCAACGTGACGCTGATCTTCTCCATCGAGCGCTACCGCAAGGTGATGGACGCCTACCTCGACGGCCTGCGCCAGGCCCGCGAAGCCGGCATCGACCTGTCCACCATCCGCTCGGTCGCCTCGTTCTTCGTCTCCCGGGTCGACACTGAGATCGACAAGCGGCTGGATAAGTTGAGCGGAACCGACGAGGCTGGCTCTCGTGCAGCAGCCGTGCGCGGCAAGGCCGGTATCGCCAACGCCCGGCTGGCCTACGAGGCGTTCCAGGAGGTGTTCACCAGCCCGGCCTGGGAGGAGCTCAAGGCGGCCGGAGCGCACGTCCAGCGCCCGCTGTGGGCCTCCACCGGCGTCAAGGACCCGGCCTATGACGACACCATGTACGTGACCCAGCTGGTCGCGCCGAACACCGTGAACACGATGCCCGAGGCCACCCTGAACGCGGTCGGCGACCACGGCGTGATCAGCGGCCCGACCGCCGACTCCGGCTACGACGAGGCCCGCCAGGTGGTCACCGACCTGTCGGCGCTGGGCATCGAGCTCGACGAGGTCACCGAGCTGCTCGAGTCCGAGGGCGTGGACAAGTTCATGGACTCCTGGGCCAGCCTGCTGGAGGGCGTGCAGAAGCAGCTGACCGCGGGCGCGCAGAAGGCCGACAACGGAGATCCCAGTAAGGCCGGCAACGCCGACCGCTCGGACGCCCCGGCATGA
- a CDS encoding glucose-6-phosphate isomerase, translated as MTDTASDDGVLRLEPQYPDVQAYTDALNTLVHDQVASKLTAQDPTLWGADAESEAAKRLSWVSLAQTSRPLVAEIDALREELAAEGVDHVVLAGMGGSSLAPEVICATAGRPLVTLDTTDAGQVRAALADNLERTVLVVSSKSGGTVETDSHRRAYEKAFADAGIDPQRRIVVVTDPGSPLQQTAEDAGYRKVFLADPNVGGRYSALTAFGLVPSGLAGVDLSALLDEAGTAAEALSVDSGANPGLRLGALLGQAHDAGLDKVVFADFGSGITGFGDWAEQLIAESTGKDGRGLLPVVVESPQAAGFADAGPDAILVSLGGDRESVEPPSGWGAAVSGPLGAQLLLWEYATAVAGRVIGINPFDQPNVEEAKKQARALLDAPEQAAQERPALTDGAVEVFSAGFDLAGASTLADALQAFLAAAPERGYVSIQAYLDRHADATAADLRPAVARRTGLQTTFGWGPRFLHSTGQYHKGGHPNGVFLQLTADASQETGGDLAVPDRPYTFASLQRAQAAGDATVLADKGRPVLHLHLTDRAAGIGQLLQALQGEVT; from the coding sequence ATGACCGACACAGCCTCTGACGACGGGGTGCTGCGGCTGGAACCGCAGTACCCCGACGTCCAGGCCTACACCGATGCCCTGAACACGCTGGTGCACGACCAGGTCGCGAGCAAGCTCACCGCGCAGGACCCGACCCTGTGGGGCGCCGACGCCGAGTCCGAGGCCGCCAAGCGGCTGTCCTGGGTGTCCCTGGCCCAGACTTCCCGGCCGCTGGTCGCCGAGATCGACGCGCTGCGCGAAGAACTGGCCGCCGAGGGAGTGGACCACGTGGTGCTGGCCGGCATGGGCGGCAGCTCGCTGGCGCCCGAGGTCATCTGCGCCACCGCCGGGCGGCCTCTGGTCACCCTGGACACCACCGACGCAGGCCAGGTGCGGGCCGCCCTCGCCGACAACCTGGAGCGCACCGTCCTGGTGGTCTCGAGCAAGTCCGGAGGCACCGTCGAGACCGACTCGCACCGGCGGGCCTACGAGAAGGCCTTCGCTGACGCCGGCATCGACCCCCAGCGGCGGATCGTGGTGGTCACCGACCCGGGCTCGCCGTTGCAGCAGACCGCCGAGGACGCCGGTTACCGCAAGGTGTTCCTGGCCGATCCGAACGTGGGCGGCCGCTACAGCGCGCTGACCGCGTTCGGGCTGGTGCCCTCCGGTCTGGCCGGCGTCGACCTGAGCGCGCTGCTGGACGAGGCTGGCACGGCCGCCGAGGCGCTGTCGGTGGACTCCGGGGCCAACCCCGGCCTCCGGCTCGGCGCGTTGCTGGGCCAGGCGCACGACGCCGGCTTGGACAAGGTGGTCTTCGCCGACTTCGGCTCGGGCATCACCGGCTTCGGTGACTGGGCCGAGCAACTGATCGCCGAGTCGACCGGCAAGGACGGCCGCGGCCTGCTTCCGGTGGTCGTGGAGAGCCCGCAGGCCGCCGGATTCGCCGACGCGGGCCCGGACGCGATCCTGGTCAGCCTCGGAGGCGATCGGGAGTCCGTTGAGCCGCCCTCGGGGTGGGGGGCGGCGGTCAGCGGGCCGCTCGGCGCGCAGCTGCTGCTCTGGGAGTACGCCACCGCCGTGGCCGGGCGTGTCATCGGGATCAACCCCTTCGACCAGCCCAACGTCGAGGAGGCCAAGAAGCAGGCGCGGGCGCTGCTCGACGCCCCGGAGCAGGCCGCCCAGGAGCGACCGGCCCTGACCGACGGGGCCGTGGAAGTGTTCAGCGCCGGCTTCGACCTGGCTGGCGCGAGCACGCTGGCCGACGCGCTGCAGGCATTCCTGGCCGCGGCGCCCGAGCGGGGCTACGTCAGCATCCAGGCCTACCTCGACCGGCACGCCGACGCCACGGCGGCCGACCTGCGTCCGGCGGTGGCACGCCGCACCGGCCTGCAGACCACCTTCGGCTGGGGACCCCGGTTCCTGCACTCGACCGGCCAGTACCACAAGGGCGGACACCCCAACGGCGTGTTCCTGCAGCTCACCGCCGACGCCTCGCAGGAGACTGGGGGCGACCTGGCCGTGCCGGACCGCCCGTACACCTTCGCCTCGCTGCAGCGCGCGCAGGCCGCCGGCGACGCCACGGTGCTCGCCGACAAGGGCAGACCGGTGCTACACCTGCATCTGACCGACCGGGCCGCGGGCATCGGTCAGCTTCTGCAAGCGCTCCAAGGAGAAGTGACGTGA
- the zwf gene encoding glucose-6-phosphate dehydrogenase has product MSLTEDQSPAIDAGEGPETRPGLRSNPLRDPGDRRLPRVPEPCALVVFGVTGDLARKKLLPAIYDLANRGLLPADFVLLGFARRDWEDGDFESLAKKAAKEHARTDWNEEVWARLSGDIKFVAGSFDDDAAFDTLATTLDELRQSHGIKGNAAFYLSVPPSMFPVVLKQMERTKMADNATSGGWRRVVVEKPFGHDLPSAKALNALVDEVFTAKDVFRIDHYLGKETVQNLMALRFANQLFEPVWNANYVDSVQITMAEDVGIAGRAGFYDVTGAARDVLQNHLLQLLALTAMEEPVEFTADAIRTEKLKVLRAIRLPSDTGAYAIRGQYQQGWLAGERVVAYRAEKDIPEDSKTESYAAVRLGIDTRRWAGVPFYLRTGKRLPRRVTEIAVLFKKAPHLPFSHTDTEELGHNQLVIRVQPDEGVTLKFGSKVPGSMMEVRDVAMDFLYGEAFTESSPEAYERLILDVMLGDATLFPRNEEVEASWRVIDPLEEFWAGQEPEAYRAGEWGPKAADEMLARDGRSWRRP; this is encoded by the coding sequence GTGAGCCTGACCGAGGACCAGTCCCCCGCGATCGACGCTGGCGAGGGGCCGGAGACTCGTCCCGGGTTGCGATCCAACCCGCTGCGCGATCCCGGGGACCGGCGGCTGCCACGGGTGCCCGAGCCCTGCGCCCTGGTGGTCTTCGGCGTCACCGGTGACCTGGCGCGCAAGAAGCTGCTGCCGGCGATCTATGACCTGGCCAACCGGGGCCTGTTGCCGGCCGACTTCGTGCTGCTCGGCTTCGCCCGCCGGGACTGGGAGGACGGCGACTTCGAGTCGCTGGCCAAGAAGGCGGCCAAGGAGCACGCCCGCACCGACTGGAACGAGGAGGTCTGGGCCCGGCTGTCGGGTGACATCAAGTTCGTGGCCGGCTCGTTCGACGACGACGCCGCCTTCGACACCCTGGCCACCACGCTGGACGAGCTGCGCCAGAGCCACGGCATCAAGGGCAACGCAGCCTTCTACCTGTCGGTCCCGCCGAGCATGTTCCCGGTGGTGCTCAAGCAGATGGAGCGCACCAAGATGGCCGACAACGCCACCTCCGGCGGTTGGCGCCGGGTCGTGGTGGAGAAGCCGTTCGGGCACGACCTGCCCAGCGCCAAAGCGCTCAACGCCCTGGTCGACGAGGTGTTCACCGCCAAGGACGTGTTCCGGATCGATCACTACCTCGGCAAGGAGACGGTGCAGAACCTGATGGCGCTGCGCTTTGCCAACCAGCTCTTCGAGCCGGTGTGGAACGCCAACTACGTCGACTCGGTTCAGATCACGATGGCCGAGGACGTCGGCATCGCCGGCCGGGCCGGCTTCTACGACGTCACCGGCGCCGCTCGCGACGTCCTGCAGAACCACCTGCTGCAGCTGCTGGCGCTGACCGCGATGGAAGAGCCGGTGGAGTTCACCGCCGACGCGATCCGCACCGAGAAGCTCAAGGTGCTGCGGGCGATCCGGCTGCCCAGCGACACCGGCGCGTACGCCATCCGCGGGCAGTACCAGCAGGGCTGGCTGGCCGGCGAGCGAGTCGTCGCCTACCGCGCCGAGAAGGACATCCCCGAGGACTCCAAGACCGAGAGCTACGCCGCCGTCCGGCTCGGGATCGACACCCGGCGCTGGGCCGGCGTGCCGTTCTACCTGCGCACCGGAAAGCGGTTGCCGCGCCGGGTGACCGAGATCGCGGTGCTGTTCAAGAAGGCGCCGCACCTGCCGTTCAGCCACACCGACACCGAGGAGCTCGGCCACAACCAGTTGGTGATCCGGGTCCAGCCCGACGAGGGCGTCACCTTGAAGTTCGGCTCCAAGGTCCCTGGGTCGATGATGGAGGTCCGCGACGTCGCGATGGACTTCCTGTACGGCGAGGCGTTCACCGAGTCCAGCCCCGAGGCCTACGAGCGGCTGATCCTCGACGTCATGCTCGGCGACGCCACGCTGTTCCCGCGCAACGAGGAGGTCGAGGCGTCCTGGCGGGTGATCGACCCGTTGGAGGAGTTCTGGGCCGGTCAGGAGCCGGAGGCCTACCGGGCCGGCGAGTGGGGTCCCAAGGCCGCTGACGAGATGCTGGCCCGCGACGGGCGCAGCTGGCGACGGCCGTGA